The nucleotide window NNNNNNNNNNNNNNNNNNNNNNNNNNNNNNNNNNNNNNNNNNNNNNNNNNNNNNNNNNNNNNNNNNNNNNNNNNNNNNNNNNNNGCTACTCAACTCAACTTGGGTGAGTCACATGGCTTAGCCAAGGTGAAACCAAAGCGAGCAGTTGACTTCGGGATATAGGGTGAACCCGATCAACTGACTGAGTTCGGTTTTGAACTCAGCAACTGCCTTAAGTGAAACGCCACCCACCCAAATGCTGTATGCAGCACCGAGCTTTAAGTTAGGAGCAATAATTGTGAGATTTCGCTGGCTACTGCTACTCTCCAGCTTTTTGAGTGTTTTTCTCTATACATCCGCCGCCGAAGCGCGTCAACTGCTGTTTTGGCGGTTTGACCGCGCTCAAAATCAGTTAGTCTTTACCACCGATGAGGGGGTTCAGCCGAGGGCGCAACTGATTGCGAATCCGACTCGGCTGGTTATTGATTTGCCCGGAACTCGACTGGGACGCCCGACGGTGAATCAACAAGTGGGCGGTGCGATTCAAGAAATCCGAGTCGGACAATTTGAAAACCAAACCACTCGGATTGTGGTGGAATTAGCCCCAGGTTATACCCTCGACCCCCAACAGGTACAATTTAGGGGACTCTCGCCGACGCAGTGGACGGTGAATATCCCCAATCCACAACGGATATCCAGTTTACCCAGTCCGCCTCCCCCAGTCCGAACCGTTAACCCTTCGACTTCGCTCAGGGTTAACGATCGCCAATCTCCTCAACCGAGTTCACCCCCAACGGTGACGGTGGAAACATCGGCGACACAAGTGGATAGTTTCCAGGTGACTCGGAATGGATTTTTTATCCGTACCGATGGTGGAAAACCGGATCAGATTAAGGTGAAGCGGAGTCGCGATCGCCGCCAGATTGAGATTGAGGTGGAGGGGTTAAATCTCTCCCGCCGTCTGGTTGAGCAAACGTTGAATGTGAATCGCTACGGCGTTAGCCAAATCCAATTCCAAAGGCTGAAAGATTCACCCCCCTTGACTCGGATCACCTTAAATGTTGACCGAGATAGTCCCGATTGGCAGGCATTATACAGCGATGTTGGCGGGTTGGTGATTATCCCCAGAGGAACCTCAGCATCCAGTTTAGAGAGTCGCTCTAATGCTTCGGGTAATGTCCTAGTCTCTTATCCTTCGCGATCGCAAACCTCGAATCGACGAGTCAGCATTAATCAACAAGCAACAATTCAGTCGGTTGAACTGGGAAATAATCAGACTCAACTATTGATTGAAGCCGATCGCCCTGTCCAAGCCACCAGTCGTTGGGATGCGAATGAGAGGGCGTACCAGATTACGATCCCCAATGCCCAATTAGCCGATCAGGTTAAAGGACCTCAACTGACTGCCAATAGTCCTTTATCACGGGTATTGCTGCGCCAGCAAGACTCTCGCACCGTGGTAATTTTGGTGCAGCCAAGTCCAGGAACTCAGATTGGTAGCCTCAATCAAATTAGCGATCGCCTGTTGGCGCTACCCATACAAAAAAAACAAGCCACATTACCGCCCCGTGAATCGATTCCGGTACCGCCGCCAAGTCCATCCCCCGCACCCCCAACCTCATTTCCCACGGTTCCCAACAGTCGAATTGTGGTGATGGTTGATCCTGGACATGGGGGTAAAGATCCGGGCGCTGTTGGCATTGGCGGATTACGGGAAAAGGATGTTATTTTACCCATTGCCCAAGAAGTGGCAGCATTATTAGAAAAGCAGGGTGTGCAAGCCGTATTAACCCGCAATAGCGATTATTTCGTTGATTTAGCGCCCCGTGTGACCATGGCGGAGCGAGTCAATGCTAATCTATTTGTCAGCATTCATGCGAATGCCATTAGTCTCAGCCGCCCGGATGTGAATGGATTGGAAACCTATTATTTCGCCAGTGGGCAACGCCTTGCCCAGACGATTCACAATAACATTTTACAGACAGTTCCGGTACAGAATCGGGGGGTTAGACGCGCCCGGTTTTATGTGCTAAGAAAAACTTCAATGCCAGCGGTTTTGGTGGAAGTGGGTTTTGTCACCGGTCGA belongs to Coleofasciculus chthonoplastes PCC 7420 and includes:
- a CDS encoding N-acetylmuramoyl-L-alanine amidase: MLYAAPSFKLGAIIVRFRWLLLLSSFLSVFLYTSAAEARQLLFWRFDRAQNQLVFTTDEGVQPRAQLIANPTRLVIDLPGTRLGRPTVNQQVGGAIQEIRVGQFENQTTRIVVELAPGYTLDPQQVQFRGLSPTQWTVNIPNPQRISSLPSPPPPVRTVNPSTSLRVNDRQSPQPSSPPTVTVETSATQVDSFQVTRNGFFIRTDGGKPDQIKVKRSRDRRQIEIEVEGLNLSRRLVEQTLNVNRYGVSQIQFQRLKDSPPLTRITLNVDRDSPDWQALYSDVGGLVIIPRGTSASSLESRSNASGNVLVSYPSRSQTSNRRVSINQQATIQSVELGNNQTQLLIEADRPVQATSRWDANERAYQITIPNAQLADQVKGPQLTANSPLSRVLLRQQDSRTVVILVQPSPGTQIGSLNQISDRLLALPIQKKQATLPPRESIPVPPPSPSPAPPTSFPTVPNSRIVVMVDPGHGGKDPGAVGIGGLREKDVILPIAQEVAALLEKQGVQAVLTRNSDYFVDLAPRVTMAERVNANLFVSIHANAISLSRPDVNGLETYYFASGQRLAQTIHNNILQTVPVQNRGVRRARFYVLRKTSMPAVLVEVGFVTGRDDSAKLNNPTHRSQMAQAIARGILQYIQQNF